The Mobula hypostoma chromosome 22, sMobHyp1.1, whole genome shotgun sequence genome includes a region encoding these proteins:
- the cant1b gene encoding soluble calcium-activated nucleotidase 1b, producing MSGHLYGLPEGNDSMSSLRISIGGLPVIASMTKTRDSRFHLKWKAILVAAVILFILYMVYFHKGSSNNSHLRNVHNWQIDNFPRDRYNDTYPLSPPQKTLEGIRYRIGLIADLDTSSKNELNTWVSYLKKGYLILSNSGDKVSVEWDKNDSTLKTHLSEKGRGMELSELIAFNGKLYTVDDRTGVVYDIDGDKAVPWAILSDGDGTVEKGFKAEWLAVKDEHLYVGGLGKEWTTTTGEVVNENPEWVKVIGYKGDVNHENWVPHYNALRAAAGIKSPGYLIHESAAWSDRLQRWFFLPRRASNERYNEKDDEHRGTNLIIKSTQDFKEVSVSKIGEVNPTRGFSSFKFIPDTDDQIIVSLKSEEDNGKIATYIMAFTLDGRFLLEETKVADIKYEGIEFI from the exons ATGTCTGGCCATCTCTATGGTTTGCCTGAAGGAAATGATTCTATGAGCTCCCTTCGCATATCCATTGGTGGTCTTCCTGTTATAGCTTCCATGACAAAAACAAGAGACTCTCGTTTTCACCTAAAATGGAAGGCTATACTAGTAGCTGCTGTCATTCTCTTCATACTATACATGGTATATTTTCACAAAGGATCCTCAAATAATTCTCATCTGCGAAATGTCCACAACTGGCAGATTGATAATTTTCCGAGGGACAGATACAACGACACGTACCCTCTTTCACCCCCGCAGAAAACGCTGGAAGGCATCCGATACCGTATCGGCCTGATTGCTGACCTGGACACCAGCTCAAAGAATGAATTGAACACTTGGGTCAGTTACTTAAAGAAAGGCTACTTAATTTTATCAAACAGTGGTGACAAGGTGTCTGTAGAATGGGACAAAAATGACTCCACTCTCAAAACACATTTGTCAGAAAAAGGACGTGGTATGGAACTGTCAGAGCTAATAGCATTCAATGGAAAGCTTTACACTGTGGACGACAGGACGGGAGTAGTGTATGATATTGATGGGGACAAGGCAGTCCCTTGGGCCATCCTATCTGATGGTGATGGGACTGTTGAGAAAG GCTTCAAAGCTGAATGGTTAGCAGTAAAAGATGAGCACCTTTATGTAGGAGGACTTGGTAAGGAGTGGACTACCACCACAGGAGAGGTAGTCAATGAAAATCCAGAGTGGGTGAAAGTTATTGGCTACAAAGGTGATGTGAATCATGAGAACTGGGTGCCTCACTACAATGCTCTGCGTGCAGCTGCCGGCATCAAGTCTCCAG GATATCTGATTCATGAATCTGCTGCGTGGAGCGATCGGCTGCAGCGCTGGTTCTTTCTGCCACGGCGAGCCAGCAACGAACGCTACAACGAAAAAGATGATGAGCACAGGGGAACAAACCTCATTATTAAATCTACTCAAGATTTCAAAGAGGTCTCAGTGAGCAAGATTGGAGAGGTTAACCCAACACGAGGATTCTCCTCCTTCAAGTTCATTCCTGATACAGACGATCAGATCATTGTGTCACTGAAATCTGAAGAAGATAATGGGAAAATAGCCACCTACATTATGGCTTTTACTTTAGATGGACGCTTCCTTTTAGAGGAAACTAAAGTGGCTGACATAAAATATGAAGGAATAGAATTCATATAA